GGTCAGATCAACGATTCGACTATTCTGTGTTGGGGGACTGCGTCAACCTGGCCGCACGTTTGGAAGGCCAGTCGAAAAGCTACGGTGTCGATATCGTCATTGGCCACTCTACCCGTGATTTGGTTCCTGAACTGGCAACAATTCCATTGGACTTCATTCAAGTTAAAGGAAAGACCGAAGGCGTACATATTTTTGCCCTTATGGGTGATGAGACAGTTGCTGAGGACGAAGGCTTCCTGTCGCTTAAGGCAACCACCCAAGAAATGATTGATGCCTATACAGCCCAAGATTGGGTGAAGGCGCGCGAAAAAATTGCCGAATGCCGTGGCAAACTCAACGGCCATCGGATCGCTGGGCTTTACGATCTCTACGAAGAACGCGTGACCGATTACGAAGAAAACCCGCCCCCTGAGGGATGGGACGGCGTGTTCATCGCGACTACTAAATAGTCAATTTAAACAGTCGGCATGACAATCGTTAACACCTATTCACATTTGTTACACGTTTAGATATACAACTGTAATATTAAGTCCCTATATAATTTTAGGAATAGCCGCCGACCGTTTGCTGAGGAGCAATAATGGCCAAAATCTTAATTGTCGATGACAGCCCAGACATCCGGACTCTGCTAAGAATGCAGCTTCAGATGGACGGTCACGAGGTTTTGGAGGCTGAAAACGGCAATCTTGGCGTAAAAGCAGCCAAGGAGCATGGTCCCGACCTCGTCGTCCTTGACGTAATGATGCCTGAGATGGATGGCTTGGAAGCGTGCAGCCTGATCCGGGCTGAGCCAGCCTGTGCGGCCATCTATATCATCATGCTATCAGCCAAGAACGATACCGACGACAAAGTTTCCGGGCTCGATGTTGGGGCGGATTCGTATATAGCAAAGCCGTTTGAACCGGTCGAACTCAAAGCCCAGATCCGCGCCGGCCTGCGCACGGTCGAAAACCGACGCCAAGCTATTTATGACGCCCTCACCGGGCTGTTTAATCGTCGTTCTTTTGACGACTTGATGGCGCGTGAATTGGCCTCGCAGGAACGATACGAGCACGCCCTTTCCTTGGTCATGATCGATCTTGATCACTTCAAAGCTGTCAATGACACCCACGGCCACGATGCGGGCGATGCGGCGCTGCGGGACTTGGCAGAAATACTTCGCAATGTATGTCGGCCAAGTGATCTGCCCTGCCGTTGGGGCGGCGAGGAATTTGTCTGGCTGATGCCTGAGACGAACCTGGAAGGTGCGGCACAGGCCGCAGAAAGGCTGCGCGCCGACATAGAAGCCCACACGTTTGAAAAAGCAGGCACCTTGACCGCCAGCCTGGGTGTAGCACAGGCAAACAATGGCGAATCCGCCGAACAAGTCCACAAAAGAGCCGACGAAGCGCTT
This DNA window, taken from Rhodospirillaceae bacterium, encodes the following:
- a CDS encoding diguanylate cyclase gives rise to the protein MAKILIVDDSPDIRTLLRMQLQMDGHEVLEAENGNLGVKAAKEHGPDLVVLDVMMPEMDGLEACSLIRAEPACAAIYIIMLSAKNDTDDKVSGLDVGADSYIAKPFEPVELKAQIRAGLRTVENRRQAIYDALTGLFNRRSFDDLMARELASQERYEHALSLVMIDLDHFKAVNDTHGHDAGDAALRDLAEILRNVCRPSDLPCRWGGEEFVWLMPETNLEGAAQAAERLRADIEAHTFEKAGTLTASLGVAQANNGESAEQVHKRADEALYRAKDGGRNRVEVASPE